One stretch of Micromonospora echinospora DNA includes these proteins:
- a CDS encoding MFS transporter, which produces MTGERLGGRFARLWTASTLSALGSGTATVAAPLYVASITDDPLVVSAGAAVSWLPWLLFALPGGVLADRVDRRRLMVLIDWVRVAALAALAVAMLVDRAGIALLYTVLFVVNTGEVVFRTAAQAVLPAVVPRSLLERANGWLGGGTQVMQNMIAGPVGGFLFVLAASLPFALNAGTYALSAVLVGLLAGTYRAGPAPQERRSVRAEVAEGFRWLWGQRLLRTMTVLIGLLNVTLTAAVAVLVLLATERLGLGSVGYGALFTCMAVGGVLGSVVGDRLIAAITPTWTVRTGLLVEAGLHLALAASRSAVVVGFALFAFGAHSALWNIVVNSLRQRLTPPALMGRVGSTTLFVAAGGNCVGALLGGVVAARFGITAPYWVGFVVAVAVIAATWRVFDRATVAAAYAQPAPQEPAPVA; this is translated from the coding sequence GTGACGGGGGAACGGCTGGGCGGGCGCTTCGCCCGACTGTGGACGGCGAGCACGCTGTCCGCGCTGGGAAGTGGGACGGCGACTGTCGCCGCGCCGCTGTACGTGGCGTCGATCACCGACGATCCGCTGGTGGTGTCGGCCGGGGCAGCGGTGTCGTGGCTGCCGTGGCTGCTGTTCGCGTTGCCCGGCGGCGTGCTGGCCGACCGGGTGGACCGGCGGCGGCTGATGGTGCTCATCGACTGGGTACGCGTCGCCGCGCTCGCCGCGCTCGCGGTGGCGATGCTTGTCGACCGGGCCGGGATCGCGCTGCTCTACACGGTGCTGTTCGTGGTGAACACCGGCGAGGTGGTGTTCCGTACCGCCGCGCAGGCGGTACTGCCGGCGGTGGTGCCGCGCTCGTTGCTGGAACGCGCCAACGGCTGGCTCGGCGGCGGCACGCAGGTGATGCAGAACATGATCGCCGGACCGGTGGGCGGGTTCCTGTTCGTGCTGGCGGCGTCGCTGCCGTTCGCGCTCAACGCCGGCACGTACGCGCTCAGCGCCGTGCTGGTCGGGCTGCTCGCCGGGACGTACCGTGCCGGGCCGGCGCCGCAGGAGCGGCGTTCGGTGCGGGCGGAGGTGGCGGAGGGGTTCCGCTGGCTGTGGGGTCAGCGGCTGCTGCGCACCATGACGGTGCTGATCGGCCTGCTCAACGTCACGCTCACCGCCGCGGTGGCGGTGCTGGTGCTGCTCGCCACCGAGCGGCTGGGTCTCGGCTCGGTCGGCTACGGCGCGTTGTTCACCTGTATGGCGGTGGGCGGGGTGCTCGGCTCGGTGGTGGGGGACCGGCTGATCGCCGCGATCACGCCCACCTGGACGGTGCGGACGGGTCTGCTGGTCGAGGCGGGGCTGCACCTGGCGCTCGCCGCGTCCCGCAGCGCGGTGGTGGTCGGGTTCGCGCTGTTCGCGTTCGGGGCGCACAGCGCGCTGTGGAACATCGTGGTGAACTCGCTGCGGCAGCGGCTCACCCCGCCGGCGCTGATGGGCCGGGTCGGCAGCACCACGTTGTTCGTCGCGGCGGGCGGCAACTGCGTCGGCGCGCTGCTCGGTGGCGTGGTGGCGGCCCGGTTCGGCATCACCGCGCCGTACTGGGTGGGTTTCGTGGTGGCGGTCGCGGTGATCGCCGCGACGTGGCGGGTCTTCGACCGGGCGACGGTGGCCGCCGCCTACGCCCAGCCGGCCCCGCAGGAGCCGGCTCCGGTGGCCTGA
- a CDS encoding lycopene cyclase family protein — MHATSAVDVDLALVGGGGAASLVLAALDRHGVSGLRVAVVDPVHKRGQDRTWAFWGLPGDDLDPLLSASWSQVDVVTPAGRRVLTLNPLRYAMLRSAPVYDRAADAERRLDAVRISAPAGELHDDGQRVTVRDPDGRDLVRAGWVLDSRPRRPKRPGRTSWLQHFRGWWLAADRPTFDPQRAVLMDFRTPQPQRGVSFGYVLPVDDRFALVEYTEFGPELLDDAGYDAALRGYADLLGLDLSVLRVREVEDGVIPMTDGPFESRPSPRVVRLGTAGGATRPSTGFTFSAMLRQADQVAGALAAGRPPVPAPAYPGRHLWMDAVALRALDRGHVGGVEFFERLFDRNPPERVLRFLDGVTSPVEDLAVMRSSPLLPMTGAVLGDATGRLRARLRR; from the coding sequence GTGCACGCAACCTCAGCGGTCGACGTCGACCTCGCGCTGGTCGGCGGCGGCGGCGCCGCGTCCCTGGTCCTGGCCGCGCTGGACCGGCACGGCGTGTCCGGGCTGCGGGTCGCGGTGGTCGACCCGGTGCACAAGCGCGGCCAGGACCGCACCTGGGCGTTCTGGGGCCTGCCCGGCGACGACCTGGACCCGCTGCTGAGCGCGAGCTGGTCGCAGGTCGACGTGGTCACGCCCGCCGGCCGCCGCGTCCTGACGCTCAACCCCCTGCGGTACGCCATGCTCCGCTCCGCCCCGGTCTACGACCGGGCTGCCGACGCCGAGCGGCGGCTGGACGCGGTCCGGATCAGCGCCCCGGCGGGGGAGCTGCACGACGACGGTCAGCGGGTCACGGTCCGCGACCCGGACGGGCGGGACCTGGTGCGGGCCGGGTGGGTGCTGGACTCGCGGCCCCGGCGGCCGAAGCGGCCGGGGCGCACCAGCTGGTTGCAGCACTTCCGCGGCTGGTGGCTGGCCGCCGACCGGCCGACCTTCGACCCGCAGCGGGCGGTGCTGATGGACTTCCGCACCCCGCAGCCGCAGCGCGGCGTCTCCTTCGGGTACGTGCTGCCGGTCGACGACCGCTTCGCGCTCGTCGAGTACACCGAGTTCGGGCCGGAGCTGCTCGACGACGCGGGCTACGACGCGGCGCTGCGCGGGTACGCCGACCTGCTCGGGCTGGACCTGTCCGTGCTGCGGGTGCGGGAGGTCGAGGACGGCGTGATCCCGATGACCGACGGCCCGTTCGAGTCCCGCCCGAGCCCTCGGGTGGTGCGGCTGGGCACCGCCGGTGGGGCGACCCGCCCGTCCACCGGGTTCACGTTCTCCGCGATGCTGCGCCAGGCCGACCAGGTGGCAGGGGCGCTCGCCGCCGGCCGCCCGCCGGTGCCCGCGCCCGCGTACCCGGGGCGGCACCTGTGGATGGACGCGGTGGCGCTGCGCGCGCTGGACCGGGGACACGTCGGCGGGGTGGAGTTCTTCGAGCGGCTGTTCGACCGCAACCCGCCGGAGCGGGTGCTGCGGTTCCTCGACGGCGTGACCAGCCCGGTCGAGGACCTGGCCGTCATGCGGTCCAGCCCGCTGCTGCCGATGACCGGCGCGGTGCTCGGCGACGCGACCGGCCGGCTGCGGGCCCGCCTGCGCCGCTAG
- a CDS encoding RNA polymerase sigma factor gives MDEVALRSLIPGVLGVLVRRGADFAAAEDAVQDALVEALRAWPADLPRDSLGWLVTVAWRRFLDVVRADAARRRREDLVDEEPPPGPVSAVDDTLRLYFLCAHPSLSPSSAVALTLRAVGGLTTRQIAQAYLVPEATMAQRISRAKRTVSGVRFDQPGDVATVLRVLYLVFNEGYSGDVDLAAEAIRLTRQLAAAIDHPEVAGLLALMLLHHARRAGRTAPDGSLVPLAEQDRSRWDTTLIAEGVGILQTALSRDRLGEFQAQAAIAALHADAPTAAETDWVQIVEWYDELVRLTGNPIARLNRAVGVGEADGPRAGLAALAVLDDTLPRYAAVAAYLHERDGDPDRAAALYAEAARRAASLAERDHLNRQAARLNSRRA, from the coding sequence ATGGACGAGGTCGCGCTCCGCAGCCTCATCCCGGGCGTGCTCGGTGTCCTCGTCCGCCGCGGAGCAGACTTCGCGGCGGCCGAGGACGCGGTGCAGGACGCACTGGTCGAGGCGCTGCGCGCCTGGCCGGCCGACCTGCCCCGCGATTCGTTGGGCTGGCTGGTCACCGTGGCCTGGCGGCGCTTCCTGGACGTGGTCCGCGCCGACGCCGCCCGGCGCCGGCGCGAGGACCTCGTCGACGAGGAGCCGCCGCCCGGCCCGGTGTCCGCCGTGGACGACACGCTGCGGCTCTACTTCCTCTGCGCGCATCCGTCGCTGAGCCCGTCGTCCGCTGTCGCGTTGACGCTGCGCGCCGTCGGCGGGCTCACCACCCGGCAGATCGCGCAGGCGTACCTGGTGCCGGAGGCCACCATGGCGCAGCGGATCAGCCGGGCCAAGCGCACCGTCTCCGGGGTCCGCTTCGACCAGCCCGGTGACGTCGCCACCGTGCTGCGCGTGCTGTACCTGGTGTTCAACGAGGGCTACTCCGGCGACGTGGACCTGGCCGCCGAGGCGATCCGGCTCACCCGGCAGCTCGCCGCCGCCATCGATCACCCCGAGGTGGCCGGGCTGCTCGCGCTCATGCTGCTGCACCATGCCCGCCGCGCCGGCCGGACCGCGCCGGACGGCAGCCTGGTACCGCTGGCCGAGCAGGACCGCAGCCGGTGGGACACCACGCTGATCGCCGAGGGCGTGGGCATCCTGCAGACCGCGCTGTCCCGCGACCGGCTCGGCGAGTTCCAGGCCCAGGCCGCGATCGCGGCTCTGCACGCGGACGCGCCCACCGCGGCCGAGACCGACTGGGTGCAGATCGTCGAGTGGTACGACGAACTGGTCCGCCTGACCGGCAACCCGATCGCCCGCCTCAACCGGGCGGTCGGGGTCGGCGAGGCGGACGGCCCGCGCGCCGGGCTGGCGGCGCTCGCGGTACTGGACGACACGCTGCCCCGGTACGCGGCGGTGGCCGCCTACCTGCACGAACGCGACGGCGACCCGGACCGGGCGGCCGCGCTGTACGCGGAGGCGGCCCGCCGTGCGGCCAGCCTGGCCGAACGCGACCACCTGAACCGGCAGGCGGCCCGCCTCAACTCCCGCCGCGCATAA